A window of Plantibacter sp. PA-3-X8 genomic DNA:
CGCAGACGACGCCGGCACCGTCGGAGTCCGTGTCGGTGGCGCCTCCGCAGGAGGAGGTCGTCGCTCCGGCGGCAGCCCCCAAGCGTCCTGTCGGTCGTCCCGCGGCGACCCCGCCGTCCGCCGCCACCTCGTCGCCTGCGGCGACGACGGCGCAGCGCACCGAGGCTGCCGACGACGGCGCACATCCCGTCGTCCTGTCGATCTCGGGACTCGTCAAGCAGTTCGGCGACACGGTCGCGGTCGACGGCGTCGACCTCGAGGTCCGCCGGGGCTCCTTCTACGGCATCGTCGGGCCCAACGGCGCCGGCAAGACCACCACGCTGTCCATGGTGACGGGTCTCCTCCGTCCCGACGCAGGGTCGATCACCGTCCAGGGCGTCGACGTCTGGCAGGATCCCGCCGAGGCCAAGCGGGCGATCGGTGTGCTGCCCGACCGGCTGCGGCTCTTCGACCGCCTGACCGGCAGCCAGCTCCTGTACTACTCCGGCGTCCTGCGGGGGCTCGACCCCGCGACCGTCAAGTCGCGGACCGCCGATCTGGCCCGTGCCTTCGGCCTCGACGACGCGCTCGGTCGTCTCGTCTCCGACTACTCGGCGGGCATGACGAAGAAGATCGCCCTGGCAGCTGCACTCATCCATTCGCCGCGGCTCCTCATCCTCGACGAGCCCTTCGAGTCGGTCGACCCGGTGTCCGCGGCGAACGTCATCGAGATCCTCCAGCGGTACGTCGCCAACGGCGGAACCGTCGTGCTCTCGAGCCACGGCATGGACTTCATTCAGCGCGTGTGCGATCACGTGGCCATCATCGTGCAGGGCAAGGTGCTGGCCGCCGGGTCCGTCGACGAGGTGCGCGGAACGGGCACGCTCGAGGAGCGGTTCGTCGAGCTCGCCGGGGGCCGCAAGTCGGCAGAGGGAATGGAATGGTTGCACAGCTTCTCCGACTGAAACTGCAGCTGACGCTCAACGCGTTCCGCCGCAGCCCCTGGCGACTGGTCGGGCTCGTCCTCGCGATCGCGGTCGGCGTGTGGATCGTCGTGCTCGCGAGCACCGGTCTCGTCGCGCTGCGCGGTGGCGATCCGGAGGTCACCCGCAACCTGCTCGTGCTGGCCGGATCGGCCGTCGTCCTGGGGTTCATCATCCTTCCGCTCGTCTTCGGTGTCGACGATCAGCTGGATCCTCGGGCGTTCTCGCTCTTCGGGCTGCCCAACCGCACCCTGTCCGTCGGCCTACTCGTGACAGCGCTCGTGTCGGTGCCATCGCTCGTCCTCGCCGTCCTCGCGGCCTCGTCGGTGGTCACCTGGTCTCGGTCGCCGTTGCCCGCCGTCCTCGCCGTGGTCTCCGCGGTCCTCGGGGTGCTGCTCTGCGCGCTCCTGGCCCGGATCGCCACCTCGATCTCCGCGAGCCTCCTCTCGACGCGTCGCGCCAAGGAGGTCATGGGCGTCCTCGGGCTGGTGCTCATCATCGCCGTGGCCCCGGCGATCATCGCCCTCACCACCGTGGACTGGCAGCGCGACGGGTTCGCCGTCCTCGGCCGGGTCGCTGACATCCTCAGTTGGACCCCGCTCGGCGCCGTCTGGTCGTTCCCCGGTGATGCCGCACTCGGTGGCATCGCGCCGGCGATCGTCAAGCTGCTCCTCACCGCGGCGACCATCGCCCTGCTCTGGTTCGCCTGGCAGGCGTTCGTCGCCCGACTGCTCGTGGCGCCGGAACGCCTCGGGACGGGCCGCGACAGCACCGGTCTGGGCTGGTTCGACCTGCTCCCCGGTTCCCCGTCCGGAGCCATCGCCGCTCGGAGCATGACCTACTGGCTGCGCGACCCTCGGTACCTCGTCTCCCTCGTGATCATCCCGATCGCGCCCTTCATCTTCTTCGTGCCCATGCTCGTCGCCGGCATCCCGATGAACGTCCTCGCACTCGTCCCACTCCCGGTCGTGTGCTGGTTCCTCGGCTGGCTCCTGCACAACGACCTCGCCTTCGATTCGACCGCGGTCTGGTTGCACGTCGCCTCGGGGGTCCGCGGACGATCGGATCGGATCGGCCGGCTCTTCCCGGTGCTCCTCATCGGCATCCCGCTCATCGCGGTCGGGTCGACGCTGAGCATCCTGTTCTACGGCGACTGGGACGCCCTGCCGTCGATGATCGGCGTGAGCACGTGCCTGTTGTTCAGCGGTGCCGGTATCGCGAGCTTCGTGTCCGCGCGGTTCCCGTACCCGACGTCGCTTCCCGGCGACAGCCCGTTCCAGCAGCCGCAGGTCCCGGGCAGCAGCGGTATGTCCGCACAGTTCCTGAGCCTGCTCGGTACGGTGCTCCTCACGATTCCCGCCGGCTGGCTGGCCGTGCTCGGGCTCACCGGTGAGCCGAACTGGAACTTCGGGGCACTCGCGGTCGGTGCCGGTACGGGCATCCTGGTGCTCGCGATCGGGATCTTCGCCGGCGGTCGCGTCTTCGACCGTCGCAGCCCCGAGATCGTCGGCTTCGCCAGCTCGCACTGACCCGACGTCGGCGACCGGATCGGCCCGCAGGAGACCCGGGTGCCGTCCGGCGGTACCATGGAGCCATGGCGCAGCATGACAGCACGAAGCAGCAGATGAGCACGATCGATCCCGGTGGCACGCCCGACGGTGGGAGCACGGCGATCATGGATCGTGAGCTCGAGGAGCTGATCGAGAGCGAGAACATCGAGCCCGGCGATCACGAGCGGTTCTCGCACTACGTCAAGAAGGAGAAGATCCTCGAGTCGGCGTTGAGCGGCAAGCCGGTGAAGGCGCTCTGCGGCAAGAAGTGGACGCCGGGTCGCGACCCCGAGAAGTTCCCGATCTGCCCGGCCTGCAAGGAGATCTACGAGAAGCTCCTCCGCGACTGACGCTGGAGCGCACCGCGGCCGACGCTGAGACGCGTCGCCGCGGTCAGCCTTCGAGGTAGACGGTCGGAAGCACCGGGTCGCCGCGGGTGAGGCTGACGGCCCGAGGTGGCAGTTCCGCCACCGCCTGTGCCCGGTGTTCCCTCGCCTGGCGCGTCCCCGCGGCGCCGAGGTACTGCTCGTCCACGAGTCCGCCTTCGACGAGCTGGACCATCAGGGGGCGTTCCGAGGCGGCGTCGGCCGCACCCTCGTGTTCGCCCGCAGGACCGTCGCCGAGGTAGATGCGCTCCTCGCGGGCGACCCCGTGCCGGTCGTAAGCGCGGGCAGCGGTCTTGCGGCCGCCGACGGTCGCCTTCTCCGCGGACTTCTTCGCGACGCTGATCCAGTCGCCCTGGTCATCACGGTGCGCGACGAGCTTGTAGACCATGCCCATGGCGGGGGAGCCTGAGCCGGTGACCACGGAGGTGCCGACGCCGTAGGAGTCGACCGGAGACGCGGCCAGGGCCGCGACGGCGTGCTCATCGAGGTCGTTGGTGACGGTGATGCGGGTCGACGTGGCGCCGAGCTCGTCGAGGAGGCGGCGGACCTGGTCGACGACGATCGGCAGATCACCGGAGTCGATGCGTACGGCTCCCAGCTCCGGGCCGGCGAGGCGTACGCCGAGACGCACGGCCTCCTCGATGTCGTAGGTGTCGACGAGCAGCGTGGTCCCGGCGCCCATCGTGTCGATCTGGGCTCGGAAGGCGTCCTCCTCGGAGTCGTGCAGGAGGGTGAAGGAGTGCGCGGCCGTCCCCATCGTCGGGATGCCCCAGCTGCGTCCGGCCTCGAGGTTCGACGTGGCGCTGAAGCCGGCGATGTACGCTGCCCGGGCTGCGGCGATGGCCGACCGCTCGCCCGTCCGACGGGAGCCCATCTCGGCCAGGGGGCGGCTGCCCGCCGCTGAGGTCATGCGCGCGGCGGCCGTGGCGACGGCGCTGTCGTAGTTGAACACGCTGAGTGCCAGTGTCTCGAGGATGACGGCTTCGGCGAACGTGCCCTCCACGACCAGGATCGGCGAACCGGGGAAGAAGGCCTCGCCCTCGCGGTAGCCCCAGATCGAACCCGAGAAGCGGTAGTCGGCGAGCCAGTCGAGCGCCGTCGTGCTGACGACGCCCTCGTCGCGCAGCCACTCGAGTTCCGATTCACCGAAGCGGAAGTGCTTGAGCAGTTCGAGGAATCGGCCCGTGCCGGCCACGACGCCGTAGCGGCGGCCGCCGGAGAGGCGTCTGGCGAACAGCTCGAACAGACACTCCCGATCCGCGGTGCCGCGGTGGAGGGCGGCGTCCAGCATCGTGAGTTCGTATCGGTCGGTGAGGAGAGCTGAGGACTCGTGCACCCGTTCAGCCTAGCCGCGAGCGTGCTGGGAACGTGGTGATCGGTCGGTCACCGACGTCCATCGGCAGGGGCGGTAGGCTGGGTCATCGTGAACGACGCACCCATCGGCATCTTCGACTCCGGCGTCGGCGGACTCACGGTGGCGAGAGCGGTCAGCGACCAGCTCCCCGCCGAGTCCGTGATCTACATCGGCGACACGGCCCACTCACCCTACGGCCCGAAGCCCATCGCCGACGTGCGGCGCTACTCGCTCGAGGTCCTCGACTCGCTCGTCGACCAGGGCGTGAAGATGCTGGTGATCGCCTGCAACACCGCATCGGCGGCGATGCTCCGCGATGCCCGCGAACGCTACTCGGTCCCCGTGGTCGAGGTGATCCAGCCCGCTGTGCGGACCGCGGTCCGGAGCACGAGGAACGGGCGCATCGGCGTCATCGGGACCGAGGGCACGATCAACTCGCGGGCGTATCAGGACCTCTTCGAGGTCAATCCCGAGCTGACGGTGTTCGGCCAGGCCTGCCCCCGGTTCGTGGAGTTCGTGGAGGCCGGCGTCACGACCGGCCCCGACCTCCTCGAGGCCGCGGAGGAGTACCTGGCCCCGCTCCGGCACGCCGGCGTCGACACCGTCGTCCTCGGATGCACCCACTACCCCTTCCTCAAGGGCGCGATCAGCTACGTGATGGGTCCGCAGGTGTCGCTCGTCTCGAGCGACACCGAGACCGCGAACGACGTCTACCGCGTGCTCGTCACCCGTGACCTGCTGCGCGACAGCAGCGAACCTGCCACCCACCGGTACGAGGCGACCGGGAGCAGTGCCGACGACTTCATCGCCCTCGCCAACCGTCTGATGGGCCGGGAGATCTCCACCGTCTCGCTCGTCCAGACCGGCGTCATCGACCTTCCATCCCATTAGTTCGAGGAGCACATCCATGAGTGATATCGCGCGCGCCGACGGCCGCACCAACGACCAGCTGCGTCCCATCACGATCGAGCGCGGTTGGAGCGAGCAGGCCGAGGGTTCGGCGCTGATCAGCTTCGGCCGGACGAAGGTGCTCTGCACGGCCTCGTTCACCAACGGCGTGCCGCGCTGGCTGAACGGCAAGGGTCGCGGCTGGGTCACCGCGGAGTACGCGATGCTGCCCCGTTCCACCAACGAGCGGATGGACCGTGAAGCGGTCAAGGGCAAGATCGGCGGTCGTACCCACGAGATCTCGCGACTCATCGGTCGCAGCCTCCGCGCCGTGATCGACACCAAGGCCCTCGGCGAGAACACGATCGTCATCGACTGCGACGTCCTGCAGGCGGATGGAGGCACCCGCACGGCGGCGATCACCGGCGCCTACGTCGCCCTCGCCGATGCGATCGAGTGGGCGCGCGGTAAGAAGTTCATCTCGCAGAAGGCGTCGCCCCTCACCGACAGCGTCTCGGCCGTCTCGGTCGGCATCATCGACGGCGTGCCCATGCTCGACCTCGCCTACGTCGAGGATGTGCGCGCCGAGACCGACATGAACGTCGTCGTCACCGGCGGCGGATCGTTCGTCGAAGTGCAGGGGACGGCCGAGGGCGCCCCGTTCGACCGCCGCGAACTCGACTCCCTGCTCGACCTCGCCGTCGGTGGCGCTGCGTCGCTCAAGGCCATCCAGTTCGAGGCCCTCGGACGCTGATGGGCGTCGAGATCGTCCTCGCGACGCACAACCACCACAAGGTCGAGGAGTTCCAGCGGCTCGTCAGCCGCGACGTCCCCGGGATCACGGTCCTCGCCTACGACGGCCCGGAGCCCGTCGAGGACGGCACGACCTTCAGCGAGAACGCGTTGATCAAGGCGCGGGTCGCCGCCGCGCACACCGGCTCCATCGCGCTCGCGGACGACTCCGGCATCGGCGTCGAGATCCTGGGTGGATCGCCGGGTATCTTCTCGGCGCGCTGGGCCGGCTCGCAGCACGACTCGACCGCGAACCTCGCCCTCCTCCTCGATCAGCTGCAGGACGTGCACGAGGAGCATCGTGCCGCCTGGTTCGCCTGCCACCTCGCCCTCGTGGTGCCGCCTGGGATCGATGGGATCGAGCCGTTCGAGCACGTCGCCGTCGGAACCTGGCGCGGAGCCCTCGCGACGGAGCCGAGCGGGACGAACGGCTTCGGGTACGACCCGGCGTTCATCCCGGACGGTGAGCGGCGGACGGCGGCGGAGCTGTCACCGGCGGAGAAGAACGAGCTGAGCCACCGCGCGCTCGCCTTCCGAGCACTCGTCCCGGTGCTGCAGCGGCTCGTGCCCGATGGGCCCGCCTCGACCGCCAGCTGAGCATGATACTCAGGACCATTCCTATCTCGGCATGAACCCTTCCGCGGGCGCTGGGAAGCTCCTACGGTTGATGCATCATGGGTCACGATCACGCACACGCCGGCACCGCCAACCGCAGGAGACTCGCAGGGGCGATCGCCATCGTCGCGACCGTCCTCGTGGTCGAACTCGTCGGCGCCTGGGTGAGCGGTTCGCTGTCCCTGCTCGCCGACGCCGGGCACATGCTGTCCGACCTCACCGGGCTGATCATCGCGCTCGTCGCCACGATCGTCGCCGCCCGACCGGCCACCGACCGGCAAACCTTCGGGTATCAGCGCGCGGAGGTGTTCGGAGCGCTCATCAACGCGCTCATCCTGATCGCCGTCGCGGTGTCGGTCCTCATCGAGGGGGTGTCCCGCCTCCTCGAGCCGGCGGACGCGGAGGTCAAGAGCCTTCCGATGTTGATCGTCGCCGTCATCGGTCTCGTGGCGAACCTCGCCGCCCTCCAGGTGCTGCGCGGCGGCCGTGACACGTCGATCAACATGCGCGGTGCGTACCTCGAGGTCCTCGGCGACCTCCTCGGTTCGATCGCCGTGATCATCGCCGCGGTGGTCATCATGGCGACGGGCTTCGCTCAGGCCGATGCCATCGCGTCGCTCGCGATCGCCGCGATGATCGTGCCTCGGGCGTGGTCGTTGCTCCGCGACGTCGTCCACGTCCTCAGCGAGTCCGCACCGTCCGACACGGACGTGCAGGAGATCAGGGACCACCTACTCGGCACCGACGGGGTCGTGGCCGTCCACGACGTCCACGTCTGGCAGATCACGTCCGGCCAGCCGGTCTTCTCGGCACACATCGTCGTCGATCAGGAGGTGTTCGCCGATGGTGGCACGGGGGAGCTGCTCGACCGTCTCGGTTCGTGCCTCCACGACCACTTCGACGTCGAGCACTCGACGTTCCAGCTGGAACCCGAGGAACACGCCTCGCACGAGGAGTCGCACCACCGCTGACGCGTGGGCGGTCCGCCTGTCGCGACCGCTCGTGCGAGCGTCGCCACCGGTGATCAGACCGTGTCGTTCCCGCGGTCGCGCTTGAAGACGTCCTGGTCGGCGAGCTTCGAAGCCGCGGCCCGACGCTCCTCCTCGGTGATGGTGCCCTGCAGCGCCTTCGCCTTCCGGCTGGACTGGATGTAGTGCCAGGTGGTCGGGATGAGGGTGAGGACGACGGCTCCGATGAGGATGACGTCGATGTAGTTCTGCACGAAGGTGGCGACCGGGGGGATGTATCCGAGCAGGTAGCCGAAGAAGGTGAGCCCGGCGCCCCAGATGAGCGCGCCGATGAGGTTGTAGAGCGAGTACTTCTTGTAGTTCATGTGGCCGATGCCTGCCGCGACCGGGGCGAAGGTCCGGACGATCGGGACGAAGCGCGCCAGGATGACCGCGAGGGCGCCGAAGCGCTCGAAGAAGGCGTTCGTCCGCTCGACGTTCTTGATGCTGAAGAGGCCGGACTCCTTGCGTTCGAACACCTTCGGCCCGAGCTTGTGCCCGATGAGGTATCCGACCTCGCCGCCGAGGAACGCCGAGAACCCGATCGCGAGGCAGACCCACCAGATGTCGATCTCGATGACGCGGGCGGAGCCGAACGCGAGGAGACCGGTGATGACGAGCAGGGTGTCGCCGGGGAGCAGGAATCCGACGAGGAGGCCGGTCTCGGCGAAGACGATCGCGCAGACCACGACGAGGGCCCAGGGACCGACGGCCGTGATGATGCCCTCCGGGTCGAGCCAGGGGATGAGGGCGGTGTGGACCATGCGGAGCTCCTGCTGTAGGGGGAGGGATGGAACGGCGTACGACGATGTCGCGTGCGGGAGAAGGGACTTGAACCCTCACGCTCGAAAGCACAGGAACCTAAATCCTGCGTGTCTGCCAATTCCACCACTCCCGCGGCCCGCTCAGTCTACGGGAGCGAGGTCGGGAACGTCCTGAGCTTCGGGGGAGGAACCATGGCCAGCGGAGCCCGGGTCGGCCCGTGTATGCTCGGCTCCATGCGAACGACGTGTGCAACGAGCTGGTGGCCCGCCTCCTAGGCGGACCGCGCACGTGCACACACGACGACTCGACCGCCTGACAGGGCGGTCGTTCTCGTTCGGAGGCCCTGTCGGATCGGTCCCAGCCTGAGGACACCACCATGACCACCCTGCTCCACCGCGTGCTGCACGCCGGCCCCGACTTCCCGTTCGCGGTGCTCCGCCGACACGGCAGCGACACCGTCGACCTCTACACGGGCGACGTCGTCGACGTCGAGTCGCTCGCCGACATCCCGCTCGGATCCGCCGGCGACGACCACCAGCCCGAGGTCCTCACCCTCGTGCCCTATCGCCAGGTGCGCGAGCGCGGCTTCGCGGCGATGGACGACGGCGCTCCGCTGCGCTGCCTCGTGGTGAGCGAGCGTGAGACGGTGACGCTCGACGAGGTGCTCGACCGACTCCCCGCCGACGCGGTCCCCCTGGTCGACGGCGGGTTCGACGTCTCCGACGAGGACTACGCGTCGATCGTGCGCCGCGTCATCGAGGATGAGATCGGACGCGGCGAGGGCGCCAACTTCGTCATCCGCCGCGAGTTCACCGCGACGACCGAGGTGCCGGCCGAGCGCGCCGTCCTCGCGTGGTTGCGCGCGCTCCTGTCGGGGGAGACCGGCGCCTACTGGACCTTCGCCGTGCACACGCCGGGCGTCTCGATGGCCGGTGCGACGCCCGAGCGCCACGTCGCGGTCGCCCGCGACGCGTCGACCGGTGAACGCACCGTCACCATGAACCCCATCAGCGGCACCTTCCGCCACCCGCGCTCCGGCGCGACCGGCGACGACTTCCGCGCGTTCCTCGGCGACGTCAAGGAGACGGAGGAGCTCTTCATGGTCGTCGACGAGGAGATGAAGATGATGAGCCGGGTGTGCGCCTCCGGTGGACGCATCCTCGGCCCCTACGTCAAGCAGATGTCGCGCCTCACCCACACCGAGTACCTGCTCGCCGGGACGAGCGAACTCGACGTCCGCGAGGTCCTGCGGTTGACGATGTTCGCACCGACGGTCACCGGCTCGCCCATGCAGAACGCGTGCTCGGTCATCGCCCGCCACGAGCGGAACGCGCGCGGCTACTACTCCGGCGTGCTCGCGCTGTTCACCCCGGTGGGCGACGGCGACTACGAACTCGACGCACCGATCCTCATCCGCACCGCCTACGTCGACGACGCCGGTCTCGTCCGCGTTCCTGCCGGTGCGACGCTCGTCCGTCACTCGGATCCCGAGTCGGAGGTCGCCGAGACGGCCGCGAAGGCGGCCGGCGTGTTGACCGCGCTCGGCGTCATGGCACCCGCCGAACTCGGCCCGACCGTCGACCTCGCGGCGGAACCCGGAGTGCAGGACGCGCTCCGAGCGCGGAACGAGCGGTTGGCGTCCTTCTGGTTGCAGCCGCAGCACCCGGCGCCCGTCGGTGCACTCTCAGGCCGTACCGCGGTCATCGTCGACGCCGAGGACGAGTTCACCGCGATGCTCGCCCACCAGCTGCGCCACTTCGGGATGACCGTCAGCGTGGAGCACTGGTCGGCGGTGACTGACGCACTCGTGGACGTCGACCTCCTCGTCGCCGGTCCGGGTCCAGGCGACCCGCTCGACCTCGCCGACCCCCGGGTCCGCCGGATGCACGAGATCGTATCCGCGCGTCTCGCCGCCGGAGCGCCGCTGCTCGCCGTCTGCCTGAGCCATCAGGTGCTGGCGATCCAGCTCGGGCTGCCGATCGAACGCCTCGACGCGCCACGACAGGGGCTGCAGCTCGACCTCGACCTCTTCGGTGAGCAGTCGCTGATCGGGTTCTACAACACCTTCACCGCACGGCTGGCGGGTGAGGCTCCGGTCGGTGGGGTCGAGATCGCCGCCGATGCGGCGTCCGGCGACGTGTTCGCGATGCGTGGTCGTGGGTTCGCGTCGGTCCAGGGGCACCTCGAGTCGGTGCTGTCGCGCGACGGGCTCCGGACCCTCGGCTCGCTCGCGGGCCACGCGCTCGCGGGGGTCGCATCAGGGCGATCGGCTGCCGCCGTCGGCTCCTGAGCGTCAGGCACTGCCTTGGTGGTCGGTGTTGCCGATCGCCCAGGCGACGGGCCGGGCTGAGCAGTCGGTCAGGCGTCCGCCTGGTCGAGCGTCGTGAACGGCGTGACGTCGGCCAGCTGCGGCCCGAGACCGATGTCGATGAGGCGGACGTCGCCGGCGTAGGCCGAGCCGGGCGGGATGAGGAGCCCGGCCTTCACCGCGCCGAAGGTGACCGTGACCTCCGCCGGGAGGACGGCACCCTCGGGGACGCTTCCCTCGTCGGGGTCGATGCCGCTCGGGACGTCCACGGCGACGACCGTCGGTCCGCCGGAGTTCTGCACGACTGGGAGGACCGCCTCGACGATCGCCTTCGGCGCACCGCGCAGGGTGGGGTTCCGGCTTGCCCCGATGCCGAACACGGCATCGACGACGATCGCGGCGCCCTTGGCCTCGTCGGCGGTGTCGTCCGGTTCGGCGGGGGAGTTCATGAGGAAGCGGACACCGGCCTCGACCGCCGCGGCGTAGCCCGCCTCGTGGGCGTGGTCACCCGTCCTGGCCACGACGAGGTCGAGCGGGACGTCGTCCGGACCGGTCGTGCCGGCGAGCTCCGCCGCCGCGAAGAGGGCATCACCGCCGTTGTCGCCTGAGCCGACGAGCAGCAGGATCTTCCAGACGTCGGGTGCCTCGCCCTCGAGGCCCTCAGCGCGATCGGCGAGGACCGTCCGCAGTTCTTCGGCGAGTCCGTGGGCGGCTCGCGCCATGAGTGGTTCCCCTGCGTCCAAGAGTGGTGCCTCTGCGGCTCGGACCTGGTCTGCGGTGTAGCCGTTGATCATGGCGCCCACTCTTCCGGCTCGGGTCGACCGCCGCAAGCGGTTGCGGCGCGGGACCAGCACCGGAATCACCTCTGGATCCTGGCGTGCGCCGGGGCTACCATGCCTGCATGTGCCGGAACATCCACACCCTCCACAATTTCGAGCCGGCGGCGACCGACGACGAGGTCGGGGCCGCGGCGCTCCAGTACGTGCGGAAGATCAGCGGGTCGACGAAGCCGTCCCAGGCGAACGCTGAGGCGTTCGATCGAGCGGTCGCGGAGATCGCCCACATCACCCGCCATCTGCTCGAAGACCTCGTGACGACCGCCCCGCCGAAGGATCGCGAGGTCGAGGCGCAGAAGGCGAAGGAGCGTTCGGCGAAGCGGTTCGCGACAGCTTGAGCGCGGCGGGTTGAGCGCGACCGCCGGTTCCACACCTGGTCAGGCGAGTTCGAGTCGGATGTCCGGGTGGCCGGCGAAGACCTCGAGGAGCAGGTCGAAGTAGGTCTTGCCGCGGCCGGCGTCGAGGTCGTCGAGCTGCGCGGTGATCCGAGCCGTGTCGAACGGTGTGCCCCGCTCGAGCTTCTCCTGTAACCAGGCGCGGGTGGCCGTGACGCCGAGTGCGGCGCGGCTCGCGTCGTGCTCCGTCCAGACGAAGTGCACGTCGTCGAGATCGCGGAGCGAGCCGATCCCGCCGTAGAGGACGTCGTCGAGGGCGTCGAGGCTCGGGCCGAGATCCCAGTCCTCGTCCTGCATCACCAGCTCGTTCATCACCGCGTAGAACGAGAAGATGTCGTGGATGCGGGAGCCGTCGATGCGGAAGGTGGTCGGCACGGTCCCCGAGCCTAGTGACCGGTCGGTGACGCGTCGAGCGGGGGTGCTGTGGATAACTTCTGCGGGGTGTGGCCGGTGTTCGTCAGGATGGCGGCATGGGGACAGCGGCGGAGATCATCACGGCGCGCGTGCGCGATCGGGTGCGTGAGGAGTTCGGGGAGCCGGGTCGGCGTGGGGGAGCGGGGCGGATCGCCCGCGAGGAGGTGCGTCGCTACAACGAGCGGGCGTTGAACGACACGACGCCGCTCATCGACGATGAGCACGGGATGACGAGCGAGGTGCTCGCCGCGGTGACGGGGTTCGGCGCGATCCAGCCGCTGCTCGACGATCCGAGTGTCGAGGAGATCTGGATCAACGAGCCGACCAAGGTGTTCGTCGCCCGCGGCGGGGTGTCAGAGCTGACGGACGTGGTCCTCGGCGAGGGCGACGTCCGCGATCTCGTGGAGCGGATGCTGCGCGCCACTGGACGACGGGTGGATCTCGCGAACCCGTTCGTCGACGCCTC
This region includes:
- a CDS encoding NAD(P)H-hydrate epimerase, encoding MINGYTADQVRAAEAPLLDAGEPLMARAAHGLAEELRTVLADRAEGLEGEAPDVWKILLLVGSGDNGGDALFAAAELAGTTGPDDVPLDLVVARTGDHAHEAGYAAAVEAGVRFLMNSPAEPDDTADEAKGAAIVVDAVFGIGASRNPTLRGAPKAIVEAVLPVVQNSGGPTVVAVDVPSGIDPDEGSVPEGAVLPAEVTVTFGAVKAGLLIPPGSAYAGDVRLIDIGLGPQLADVTPFTTLDQADA
- a CDS encoding DUF2277 domain-containing protein, whose product is MCRNIHTLHNFEPAATDDEVGAAALQYVRKISGSTKPSQANAEAFDRAVAEIAHITRHLLEDLVTTAPPKDREVEAQKAKERSAKRFATA
- a CDS encoding anthranilate synthase family protein; protein product: MTTLLHRVLHAGPDFPFAVLRRHGSDTVDLYTGDVVDVESLADIPLGSAGDDHQPEVLTLVPYRQVRERGFAAMDDGAPLRCLVVSERETVTLDEVLDRLPADAVPLVDGGFDVSDEDYASIVRRVIEDEIGRGEGANFVIRREFTATTEVPAERAVLAWLRALLSGETGAYWTFAVHTPGVSMAGATPERHVAVARDASTGERTVTMNPISGTFRHPRSGATGDDFRAFLGDVKETEELFMVVDEEMKMMSRVCASGGRILGPYVKQMSRLTHTEYLLAGTSELDVREVLRLTMFAPTVTGSPMQNACSVIARHERNARGYYSGVLALFTPVGDGDYELDAPILIRTAYVDDAGLVRVPAGATLVRHSDPESEVAETAAKAAGVLTALGVMAPAELGPTVDLAAEPGVQDALRARNERLASFWLQPQHPAPVGALSGRTAVIVDAEDEFTAMLAHQLRHFGMTVSVEHWSAVTDALVDVDLLVAGPGPGDPLDLADPRVRRMHEIVSARLAAGAPLLAVCLSHQVLAIQLGLPIERLDAPRQGLQLDLDLFGEQSLIGFYNTFTARLAGEAPVGGVEIAADAASGDVFAMRGRGFASVQGHLESVLSRDGLRTLGSLAGHALAGVASGRSAAAVGS
- a CDS encoding ribonuclease inhibitor, with the translated sequence MPTTFRIDGSRIHDIFSFYAVMNELVMQDEDWDLGPSLDALDDVLYGGIGSLRDLDDVHFVWTEHDASRAALGVTATRAWLQEKLERGTPFDTARITAQLDDLDAGRGKTYFDLLLEVFAGHPDIRLELA